One window from the genome of Diospyros lotus cultivar Yz01 chromosome 11, ASM1463336v1, whole genome shotgun sequence encodes:
- the LOC127813098 gene encoding probable polygalacturonase: MYVCIMNWSLYTCIHIYIYMYAVCCKANSKPHWVPKMESSRRTRRTPQVLQIVSAFVLLVLWNPSQVDSRAAPARGCFEYPAISCRAHTASLTDFGGVGDGETLNTAAFRAAIAHLSQFESDGGSLLIVPAGRWLTGSFNLTSHFTLFLDKDAVLLASQDVDEWPVIEPLPSYGRGRDTEGGRYISLIFGTNLTDVVLTGENGTIDGQGALWWDKFHGGELNYTRPYLIEIMYSENIQISNLALVNSPSWNVHPVYSSNVIVQGITIIAPVRSPNTDGINPDSCSNVRIEDCYIVSGDDCVAVKSGWDEYGIAFGMPTKQVVIRRLTCISPTSAVIALGSEMSGGIEDVRAEDILAINSESGVRIKTAVGRGGYVKDIYVRGMTMQTMKYVFWMTGNYGSHPDDKYDPSALPVIDNINYRDMVAENVTMAARFEGIEGDPFTGICISNVTIELGKGAKKLAWNCSNVAGISSGVIPKPCELLPEKTAIAECDFPTERLAVEDAKIQRCSYRRKYL; encoded by the exons atgtatgtatgtataatgaATTGGAGtctatatacatgcatacatatatatatatatatgtatgcagtCTGTTGCAAAGCCAATTCAAAGCCCCACTGGGTGCCAAAAATGGAGTCATCAAGAAGAACCAGAAGAACACCTCAa GTATTGCAGATAGTTTCAGCATTTGTTCTTCTGGTTTTATGGAATCCAAGCCAAGTTGATAGCCGAGCGGCGCCGGCCCGGGGATGCTTTGAGTACCCGGCGATAAGCTGCAGAGCTCACACTGCGTCGTTGACCGATTTCGGCGGCGTTGGCGACGGGGAAACCCTGAATACGGCGGCGTTCAGGGCGGCGATAGCCCATCTCAGCCAGTTCGAATCGGACGGCGGGTCGCTGCTCATTGTGCCGGCGGGAAGGTGGTTGACCGGAAGCTTCAATCTCACCAGCCATTTCACTCTCTTTCTCGACAAGGATGCTGTTCTTCTTGCTTCCCAG GATGTGGATGAATGGCCGGTGATCGAGCCACTGCCTTCGTATGGCCGGGGAAGGGACACGGAAGGAGGAAGATACATCAGTCTCATATTTGGAACCAACCTCACTGATGTTGTTCTAACAG GTGAGAATGGCACGATCGATGGCCAGGGAGCTCTCTGGTGGGATAAATTCCATGGCGGTGAGCTCAACTACACCAGGCCTTACCTCATCGAGATCATGTACTCCGAGAACATCCAAATTTCCAATCTTGCACTCGTTAATTCCCCATCCTGGAATGTTCATCCAGTTTACAGCAG CAATGTCATCGTTCAGGGCATTACAATTATCGCGCCGGTTAGATCTCCAAACACTGATGGGATCAATCCAG ACTCTTGCTCAAATGTTCGAATTGAGGACTGTTACATAGTCTCGGGGGATGACTGTGTGGCTGTGAAGAGCGGGTGGGATGAGTATGGGATCGCGTTTGGGATGCCAACTAAACAGGTAGTGATCCGGAGGCTGACCTGCATTTCCCCAACCAGCGCAGTGATCGCACTAGGCAGCGAAATGTCAGGTGGGATCGAGGATGTGAGGGCCGAGGACATCCTGGCGATCAATTCAGAGTCCGGGGTGAGAATCAAGACCGCAGTGGGAAGGGGAGGGTACGTGAAGGACATATACGTGAGAGGGATGACAATGCAGACGATGAAGTATGTGTTCTGGATGACAGGAAACTACGGCTCCCACCCTGATGACAAATATGACCCGAGCGCGCTGCCAGTGATCGACAACATCAACTACCGGGACATGGTTGCCGAGAATGTGACAATGGCAGCCAGGTTTGAGGGGATAGAAGGGGATCCATTCACTGGGATATGCATTTCTAATGTGACAATTGAGCTTGGGAAAGGGGCTAAGAAGCTTGCGTGGAACTGTTCCAATGTGGCTGGGATTTCAAGTGGTGTGATCCCAAAGCCTTGTGAGCTACTGCCAGAGAAGACTGCTATAGCAGAGTGTGATTTCCCAACTGAGAGATTGGCAGTTGAAGATGCTAAAATCCAGCGGTGTTCTTACAGAAGGAAATATTTatga
- the LOC127813441 gene encoding protein SPIRAL1-like 5: MSRGGSFGGGQSSLGYLFGSDEQKTAPPASPAVCIPPYGIDTMPDKPQESPQPKKQTISNNYHRSEGQNSGNFITDRPSTKVKSVPGGDSSLGYLFGDK, encoded by the exons ATGAGTAGAGGTGGAAGCTTTGGTGGCGGCCAGAGTTCCTTGGGCTACCTCTTTGGCTCTGATGAGCAAAAAACTGCACCTCCAGCCTCCCCAGCTGTTTGCATACCGCCTTATGGAATTGATACCATGCCCGATAAGCCACAGGAGAGTCCACAACCGAAGAAACAAACCATCTCGAACAATTATCATCGATCAGAAGGCCAGAATTCGGGGAATTTCATAACT GATCGTCCATCGACTAAAGTTAAATCTGTTCCCGGTGGAGATTCTTCTCTTGGCTACTTGTTTGGAGATAAGTGA
- the LOC127813099 gene encoding mitogen-activated protein kinase homolog MMK2-like gives MAMESSSLSIDGNSNTSSGVKGVLTHGGRYVRYNIYGNLFEVSNKYVPPIRPIGRGAYGIVCAAVNSETHEEVAIKKIGNAFDNRIDAKRTLREIKLLCHMNHENVIAIKDIIRPPKRDTFNDVYIVYELMDTDLHHIIRSSQPLTNDHCQYFLYQLLRGLKYVHSANVLHRDLKPSNILLNANCDLKIGDFGLARIKTETDFMTEYVVTRWYRAPELLLNCSEYTAAIDIWSVGCILGEIVTREPLFPGKDYVHQLRLITELLGSPEDTSLGFLRSNNARRYVKQLPQYPKQQFSARFRNMSPLAVDLLEKMLVFDPDKRITVDEALCHPYLSSLHDMNDEPICHSPFSFDFDQPSFTEENIKELIWRESLKFNPDPLY, from the exons ATGGCTATGGAATCAAGTTCGCTCTCCATCGATGGCAATAGCAATACATCTAGTGGTGTCAAAGGAGTTCTCACGCATGGCGGCAGATACGTCCGGTACAATATCTACGGTAATTTATTCGAAGTCTCTAACAAGTATGTTCCTCCCATTCGACCCATCGGCAGAGGTGCTTACGGCATTGTCTG TGCTGCCGTGAATTCAGAGACACATGAGGAGGTTGCTATTAAGAAGATTGGCAATGCATTTGACAACAGAATTGATGCCAAAAGGACATTGAGAGAAATTAAGCTCCTCTGCCACATGAATCATGAAAAT GTTATTGCTATCAAGGACATTATACGACCACCAAAGAGGGACACTTTTAATGACGTTTATATTGTTTATGAATTGATGGACACTGATCTTCATCACATAATTCGTTCTAGTCAGCCATTGACAAATGACCATTGTCAG TACTTCTTGTACCAGCTGTTACGTGGACTGAAGTATGTGCACTCAGCAAATGTATTGCACCGTGATCTCAAGCCCAGCAATATACTTCTCAATGCAAATTGTGACCTTAAGATAGGAGATTTTGGATTGGCAAGGATAAAAACAGAGACAGATTTCATGACTGAGTATGTTGTCACTCGTTGGTATCGGGCACCTGAGTTGCTTCTTAACTGTTCAGAGTATACTGCGGCAATTGATATATGGTCTGTTGGCTGTATTCTTGGTGAAATTGTGACTCGAGAACCTTTGTTCCCTGGCAAGGATTATGTTCATCAGCTGAGGCTCATAACAGAG CTGCTAGGTTCACCTGAAGACACCAGCCTTGGATTTCTTAGAAGCAATAACGCACGAAGATATGTTAAACAGCTTCCCCAATATCCAAAGCAGCAATTTTCAGCTAGGTTCCGTAATATGTCTCCTTTGGCTGTTGATCTGCTGGAGAAGATGCTTGTGTTTGATCCGGACAAGCGCATTACAG TTGATGAGGCTCTTTGCCACCCTTACTTGTCATCACTTCATGATATGAACGACGAACCCATCTGCCACAGTCCTTTCAGCTTTGATTTTGACCAGCCATCGTTCACTGAAGAGAACATTAAGGAGCTGATTTGGAGGGAATCACTCAAGTTCAATCCAGATCCTCTCTACTAG